CGAGAGGTGATTGTATTGCATCAGACGGCAAGTGCCGATGCATCGTATCCAGTGTCGTCGGATTGACGACTACATGCGCATTGTACTGACATGCATACTCTGCCAAAAACTGATTGCCCACACTGACGCAATGACTCCATCGACAGATTGCTTCAACCTTTTGCGGCCATTTGATTCGAGCTGCGAGCGAATTGGCTCCTGTCGTATTCTCTTTCCAAATCGCATCGTCAAAATCGTAAATAATTTTCTTCTTGAGCACCTTCGCCAATATCCATTCGAATATCGGAGGTCCCAAAGGACTGGCTTCTCTATGGATGAAAACATAGGTGTATCGATGCGCGCGCATCAGCATCCATTTGCGCCGAGCAAAGCCTCGGATCACTCCCCAAATCTTTGCTCCAGCATGGCCTGGCAGATAGAGCAACCCCCACGTCTGTTCGTCAATGAAACTCTGACGATCCACCCGCCAGCCTTGGGCTTCCAGAGTCGTTATATACTGTTCAAAGCGAAATCTCTGCGATCCTGCCGTATCTTGTGGGTAGGGAGTGAGGAAAAGTATTCGTTTGATCATCGTCTATGCATCCAGCCAGTTAGGTGGCAAATTCTTGTCCAGTTCTATTGCATCAAACTTCTGTACCGGCTTCAGTGCCACATTTTTCGCCCAAGCGACCATACGCCCAATCCCATCGTCCAAAGACACTTCCTCCGTAGGAGTAAAGACCCTTTTCAACTTGCCGTGCGAGCAATAGGCATGCGCGACTTCACTACGGGCAGGCAAATATGTAATCTCTGGCTCTAGCCCAAAAGCCTCCGCAAGCTTCTGAGCCAACTCCGATACCGTACATGGGGTATCCGAACCGATGTTGTACACTTGGCCATAGGTCTCCGGCTGTACTACCGACCGAGCAATCCAAGGTGCTACATCATCAATATAGCTAAATGCTCGCGACTGACTACCATCTCCATACACCGTGAGTTTTTCTCCAGTCATCAGCTGCTTCACAAATATGCCGAGCACATTGCGGTATGGGTCGCTAAGATTTTGATTTTCACCATAGACATTGTGCGGACGAAAAATGACGTAAGGCATACCAAACATCTCTTGAGAAACTTTGAGTTCTTGCTCAAACGCATACTTCGCGATACCATAAGGGTCTTCGGGCTGAGGTATCATCTCCTCCGTCATAGGAGGCACTTGTCCACCGTATACCGCAATCGACGAAGTAAACACAAAACATTTGACCTCATGACGGATAGACTCGTTGAGTAGATTCACACTACCAATCAGGTTGTTTTGATAATTAAACCTCTTGATAAAATGACTCAATCCTTCTGCCGCGTAAGCAGCCAAATGATAAACATAGTCGAACTGATTTTCCACAAATAGCTCTTGCAAGAGCTCCACATCCAAGATACTACCTTTTACAAAAATTGCCTCGTGGGGGACGTTGGAACGAAATCCTC
The DNA window shown above is from Reichenbachiella sp. 5M10 and carries:
- a CDS encoding glycosyltransferase family 4 protein, which produces MIKRILFLTPYPQDTAGSQRFRFEQYITTLEAQGWRVDRQSFIDEQTWGLLYLPGHAGAKIWGVIRGFARRKWMLMRAHRYTYVFIHREASPLGPPIFEWILAKVLKKKIIYDFDDAIWKENTTGANSLAARIKWPQKVEAICRWSHCVSVGNQFLAEYACQYNAHVVVNPTTLDTMHRHLPSDAIQSPLVVGWTGTHSTLKYLHLIVPVIQALKVEMAFDFCVIADQQPDLAIDGLRFVPWNKETEIEDLNRIDIGVMPLEVDEWAQGKCGFKALQFMALEKPVLVTPVGVNAEIVEHGVSGLHCESVEDWKEGLKKLLLNESMRRKMGVNGRKTVIEQFSVASNTANFLSLFDEP
- a CDS encoding NAD(P)-dependent oxidoreductase codes for the protein MPKSLVTGGAGFIGSHVSRELLQMGHQVVVLDDLSGGFRSNVPHEAIFVKGSILDVELLQELFVENQFDYVYHLAAYAAEGLSHFIKRFNYQNNLIGSVNLLNESIRHEVKCFVFTSSIAVYGGQVPPMTEEMIPQPEDPYGIAKYAFEQELKVSQEMFGMPYVIFRPHNVYGENQNLSDPYRNVLGIFVKQLMTGEKLTVYGDGSQSRAFSYIDDVAPWIARSVVQPETYGQVYNIGSDTPCTVSELAQKLAEAFGLEPEITYLPARSEVAHAYCSHGKLKRVFTPTEEVSLDDGIGRMVAWAKNVALKPVQKFDAIELDKNLPPNWLDA